The Uruburuella testudinis genome window below encodes:
- the ubiE gene encoding bifunctional demethylmenaquinone methyltransferase/2-methoxy-6-polyprenyl-1,4-benzoquinol methylase UbiE, whose amino-acid sequence MSDNKTHFGFKTVDEQEKAGKVAEVFHSVAKNYDIMNDVMSGGLHRVWKHFTINTARLNKGDKVLDIAGGTGDLSRGWAKRVGKEGEVWLTDINSSMLGVGRDRLLNEGLVLPVSLADAEKLPFPDNYFNLVSVAFGLRNMTHKEAALKEMYRVLKPGGTLLVLEFSKVFKPLAPAYDVYSFKLLPLMGKMIAKDADSYQYLAESIRMHPDQETLRQMMLDAGFDSVDYHNMTAGVVALHKGVKF is encoded by the coding sequence ATGAGCGACAATAAAACCCATTTCGGCTTCAAAACCGTTGACGAACAAGAAAAAGCCGGCAAAGTGGCCGAGGTGTTTCATTCGGTAGCCAAAAACTACGACATTATGAACGATGTGATGTCGGGCGGCCTGCACCGCGTGTGGAAGCATTTCACCATCAATACCGCGCGCCTCAATAAAGGCGACAAAGTGCTCGATATTGCCGGCGGCACCGGCGATTTGTCGCGCGGTTGGGCCAAGCGCGTGGGTAAAGAGGGCGAAGTGTGGCTGACCGATATCAATTCTTCTATGCTCGGCGTGGGGCGCGACCGCCTGCTCAACGAAGGCCTGGTGTTGCCGGTGTCGCTGGCTGATGCCGAAAAACTGCCGTTTCCCGATAATTATTTCAATCTGGTGTCGGTGGCTTTCGGCCTGCGCAATATGACGCACAAAGAGGCGGCGCTGAAAGAAATGTATCGTGTGCTCAAGCCCGGCGGCACGCTGCTGGTGCTGGAGTTTTCAAAAGTATTCAAGCCCTTGGCGCCGGCTTATGATGTGTATTCGTTTAAACTGCTGCCGCTGATGGGCAAAATGATTGCCAAAGATGCCGACAGCTATCAATATCTGGCCGAATCCATCCGCATGCACCCGGATCAGGAAACTTTAAGGCAAATGATGTTGGATGCGGGCTTCGACAGTGTCGATTATCACAATATGACTGCCGGGGTGGTGGCTTTGCATAAAGGCGTGAAGTTTTAA
- a CDS encoding short-chain fatty acid transporter, translated as MNAVTHFTVWLMQRYLPDAFILAVLLTVVIMLMGTTLGGHTPFEMVDYWGKGFSALFKFAMQMTLVLVTGYALALTPPVRKLLDRLTDIPKTPPQALAMTALISFFGCYLNWGFGLVIGAILAREMGRKVQGLHFPLVVAAAYSAEIVRGPSSSIPLVVATPGHFMEQLTGIIPVTETLYSGWNLLLTGLILAALIGLYLSIRPKPESVISYEGHAESPNRAAAALQEPETFSEKIEHSRVMNYVLAVMPALYLAGYFMKKGFDLNLDVVILIFLLLSLLLHKHPMALLDAVKEAVVSSRGIILQFPLYAGIAGMMTESGLVMVVADWFIEIATPETFPVLTFLSAGLVNIFIPSGGGQWAIQGPVIIEAAKSLHADIPQTVMAFAWGDAWTNQIQPFWALPLLGVAGLSAKHIMGYCVVWLMLSGMVIGGVFLVLTFI; from the coding sequence ATGAATGCGGTTACCCACTTCACCGTGTGGCTGATGCAGCGCTATCTGCCCGATGCTTTTATCTTGGCGGTGCTGCTCACCGTCGTCATTATGCTGATGGGCACCACACTGGGCGGGCACACGCCTTTTGAAATGGTGGATTATTGGGGCAAAGGTTTTTCGGCATTGTTTAAATTCGCCATGCAGATGACCTTGGTTTTGGTTACCGGCTATGCGCTGGCGCTCACACCGCCGGTGCGCAAATTGCTCGACAGGCTGACCGATATCCCCAAAACGCCGCCGCAAGCGCTGGCAATGACGGCGTTGATTTCGTTTTTCGGCTGTTATCTGAACTGGGGTTTCGGTTTGGTAATCGGCGCGATTTTGGCCCGTGAGATGGGCAGAAAGGTGCAAGGGCTGCATTTTCCGCTGGTGGTGGCGGCAGCTTACAGCGCCGAAATCGTACGCGGCCCTTCTTCGTCTATTCCCTTGGTGGTGGCCACGCCCGGGCATTTTATGGAGCAGCTTACCGGCATTATTCCGGTAACCGAAACCTTGTATTCGGGCTGGAACCTGCTGCTGACCGGTTTGATTCTGGCTGCATTAATCGGCCTGTATCTTTCCATCCGCCCCAAACCCGAAAGTGTCATCAGCTATGAGGGCCATGCAGAAAGCCCTAACCGTGCGGCTGCCGCACTCCAGGAGCCTGAGACCTTTTCAGAAAAAATCGAGCACAGCCGAGTGATGAATTATGTGCTGGCCGTTATGCCCGCTTTATACCTGGCCGGCTATTTTATGAAAAAAGGTTTCGATTTGAATCTGGATGTGGTGATTTTGATTTTTTTGCTGCTCTCACTGCTGCTGCACAAACACCCGATGGCCTTGCTGGATGCCGTTAAAGAAGCGGTGGTGTCGTCGCGCGGCATTATTCTGCAATTTCCGCTGTATGCAGGTATTGCAGGAATGATGACTGAATCGGGGCTGGTGATGGTGGTGGCCGATTGGTTTATCGAAATCGCCACACCCGAAACCTTTCCCGTGCTCACTTTTTTGTCTGCCGGTTTGGTCAATATTTTCATCCCCTCCGGCGGCGGGCAATGGGCAATTCAAGGGCCGGTGATTATCGAAGCGGCCAAATCGCTGCATGCCGATATTCCCCAAACCGTGATGGCTTTTGCCTGGGGAGATGCTTGGACTAACCAAATCCAGCCGTTTTGGGCTTTGCCGCTGCTGGGTGTGGCCGGGCTGTCGGCCAAACACATTATGGGCTATTGCGTGGTTTGGCTGATGTTGTCGGGCATGGTCATCGGCGGTGTGTTTTTAGTATTAACGTTCATCTAG
- the pcaD gene encoding 3-oxoadipate enol-lactonase — MWIHTHDGNRLYARSFGDEQAPALIFCNSLGTDHSMWQPQIDALSTDYRVIVYDTRGHGHSSAKGGSWTLADLGRDVISVLDGFNIPTAGFCGISMGGLTGLWLALHHAERFNRIIISNTAAKIGNTEAWSARARSVRSEGMNAIADSAASRWFSDDFCRRNAAAVARLTEILRHTPAEGYAKCCEILAAADLRPHIHTAKSDILVIGGTADPVTTPDDAQWLASTLPHATLAVLPASHIANIEAAEEFNRLLHP; from the coding sequence ATGTGGATTCACACTCATGACGGCAACCGCCTGTATGCCCGTTCATTCGGCGATGAGCAGGCACCCGCGCTGATTTTCTGCAATTCGCTCGGCACCGATCACAGCATGTGGCAGCCGCAAATCGATGCACTCAGCACCGATTACCGCGTGATTGTCTACGATACCCGCGGCCACGGCCATTCGAGCGCAAAAGGCGGCTCTTGGACACTGGCCGACTTGGGGCGCGATGTGATCAGCGTGCTCGACGGTTTCAACATCCCCACCGCTGGCTTTTGCGGCATTTCCATGGGCGGGCTTACCGGCTTGTGGCTGGCGCTGCACCATGCCGAACGTTTCAACCGCATCATCATCAGCAACACCGCCGCCAAAATCGGCAACACCGAAGCTTGGTCGGCACGTGCCCGAAGCGTGCGCAGCGAAGGCATGAACGCCATCGCCGACAGCGCCGCATCACGCTGGTTCAGTGATGATTTCTGCCGCCGAAATGCCGCCGCCGTCGCCCGCCTGACCGAAATCCTGCGCCATACGCCCGCCGAAGGTTATGCCAAATGTTGCGAAATCTTGGCCGCAGCCGACCTGCGGCCGCACATACACACGGCAAAAAGCGACATACTGGTCATCGGCGGCACCGCCGACCCCGTTACCACGCCGGATGATGCGCAATGGCTGGCTTCCACCCTACCGCATGCCACCCTTGCCGTATTGCCGGCTTCGCATATTGCCAACATCGAAGCGGCCGAAGAGTTCAACCGTCTGCTTCACCCCTAG
- a CDS encoding alpha/beta hydrolase, with protein MNKLIFSAICAAFSLSVAAQDLKTLHRLAPEYQSTAPQWTADISDDAEVARRNAGFKSAAESGVQPGQKIIVPAADGQPAVDLYVYRPQKAAAVLPVIYFIHGGGYIMGNARQNNAALADLAERNQAAVVSVEYRLATEAPFPADLQDAYHGLSHIYRHAAALGLDASRLILMGESAGGGLAARLALYTRDQGEFTPAGQVLIYPMLDHRTGTDRSPYRNPDAGEFVWTAASNRFGWNKLRGNQRISNAQMPYFSPAAAKNLRGLPPAFIAVGDLDLFVNEDIDYANRLIQAGVPTELHVIPGVFHAFEIIVPDSPQTAQYRELRRNAIQGMLRGAKY; from the coding sequence ATGAATAAATTGATTTTTTCTGCAATATGCGCGGCATTCAGCCTTTCCGTTGCCGCACAAGACTTGAAAACCCTGCACCGTTTGGCGCCCGAATACCAAAGCACCGCACCGCAATGGACAGCCGACATCAGCGATGATGCCGAAGTGGCACGCCGCAATGCCGGTTTCAAATCGGCTGCCGAAAGCGGCGTACAGCCCGGTCAAAAAATCATTGTGCCGGCGGCAGACGGCCAACCGGCGGTAGATTTGTATGTATACCGCCCGCAAAAAGCGGCGGCGGTGCTGCCGGTGATTTACTTTATCCACGGCGGCGGCTACATCATGGGCAATGCCCGTCAAAATAATGCCGCACTGGCCGATTTGGCCGAACGCAATCAGGCAGCCGTGGTGAGTGTGGAATACCGGTTGGCTACCGAAGCGCCGTTTCCCGCCGATCTGCAAGATGCCTACCACGGCTTGAGCCATATTTACCGCCATGCGGCCGCATTGGGCTTGGATGCCTCGCGGCTGATTCTGATGGGCGAAAGTGCCGGCGGCGGGCTGGCCGCACGCTTGGCTTTGTATACGCGCGATCAGGGCGAATTCACGCCGGCAGGGCAAGTGTTGATTTATCCGATGCTCGACCACCGCACCGGCACCGACCGTTCTCCTTATCGCAACCCTGATGCCGGTGAATTTGTGTGGACGGCGGCGTCCAATCGTTTCGGCTGGAACAAATTGCGCGGCAACCAGCGCATCAGCAATGCGCAAATGCCGTATTTTTCACCCGCTGCCGCCAAAAACCTGCGCGGTTTGCCGCCTGCATTTATCGCGGTCGGCGATTTGGATTTATTTGTCAACGAAGACATCGATTATGCCAACCGCCTGATTCAAGCCGGCGTGCCCACCGAGCTGCATGTGATTCCGGGCGTGTTTCACGCATTTGAAATCATCGTGCCCGATTCGCCGCAAACCGCGCAATACCGCGAGCTGCGCCGCAATGCTATTCAAGGCATGCTCAGGGGCGCGAAGTATTGA
- a CDS encoding 3-oxoacid CoA-transferase subunit B, giving the protein MNYQSRSRADIARRVAQDISEGMYVNLGIGLPTKIADYLPADAEIFLHSENGLLGMGPAPDERERDSELINAGKEYVTLIKGGCFFHHGDSFAMMRGGHIDLCVLGAFQVAANGDLANWHTGAADAIPAVGGAMDLAVGAKKVFVTMEHVTKHGEPKIVERCSYPLTGIGCVNRIYTDLAVIDITPQGLLVREMVARLDLAALQNLTEAELHDGRQAV; this is encoded by the coding sequence ATGAATTATCAAAGCAGAAGCCGCGCCGATATCGCCCGCCGTGTGGCACAAGATATCAGTGAGGGCATGTATGTGAATTTGGGCATCGGCCTGCCCACCAAAATTGCCGACTACCTGCCTGCGGATGCGGAAATTTTTCTGCACAGCGAAAACGGCCTGCTCGGGATGGGCCCTGCGCCGGATGAGCGTGAGCGTGACAGCGAATTGATTAATGCCGGCAAAGAATACGTTACCCTGATTAAGGGCGGTTGTTTTTTTCATCATGGCGATTCGTTTGCGATGATGCGCGGCGGCCATATTGATTTGTGCGTGCTTGGCGCGTTTCAAGTGGCGGCCAACGGCGATTTGGCCAACTGGCACACCGGCGCGGCCGATGCGATTCCGGCGGTGGGCGGTGCGATGGATTTGGCTGTAGGGGCGAAAAAAGTGTTTGTCACCATGGAGCATGTAACCAAACACGGCGAACCGAAAATTGTCGAACGGTGCAGCTATCCGCTCACCGGCATCGGCTGCGTCAACCGCATCTACACCGATTTGGCGGTTATCGACATCACCCCGCAAGGCTTGCTGGTGCGCGAGATGGTGGCGAGGCTGGATTTGGCGGCACTGCAAAATCTCACGGAAGCCGAGTTGCACGATGGGCGGCAGGCCGTCTGA
- a CDS encoding cytochrome b6, whose protein sequence is MVFSDLLRVMNTNAEIRRATRLAFIFIALMMLAFVLFVLVMVLPLGLDAVQQLWAVRMILYTLLALALAGAAFSVRVARLRKRGGK, encoded by the coding sequence ATGGTTTTTTCAGACTTGTTGCGCGTGATGAATACCAATGCTGAAATCCGCCGGGCCACACGCTTGGCTTTTATTTTTATCGCACTGATGATGCTGGCGTTTGTATTGTTTGTGCTGGTGATGGTGCTGCCTTTGGGCTTGGATGCTGTGCAGCAGCTTTGGGCGGTGCGCATGATTCTGTATACGCTGCTGGCGCTGGCGCTGGCGGGTGCAGCATTCAGCGTGCGCGTGGCACGGTTGCGCAAGCGGGGCGGAAAATAA
- a CDS encoding MBL fold metallo-hydrolase: MKIVLLTVLKWLLAAALLLVAAVVAFVYLHPTFGGKPDAASMAKIQASPQFDGEKFNNAEPTGIDTSAGGSPSLLDWLSSVLNPPEGKQPGEPLPSVKLDAAQLQNGDFVWLGHSTVLLKTDNQTLITDPVFYRASPIALAGSPFAVTHTPITADLPPLDAVLISHDHYDHLDYRAIKEIAPKTKRFYVPLGVKAHLQRWGIADNKIIELDWHESAKLGNIDLTLAPARHFSGRNFNNRFSTLWGSWVVKSPDLSLYFNGDSGYGRHFADIGAQYGPFDFAMIENGAYNENWANIHMTPEQSVQAAQDVRAAAVMPVHWAKFDLAYHTWREPIERFMAAAEDTPLQTATPQIGQVFNIRQLPQVHWWEGVK, translated from the coding sequence ATGAAAATAGTATTGCTTACGGTGTTGAAATGGCTGCTGGCGGCGGCCTTGCTGCTGGTTGCGGCGGTGGTGGCTTTTGTGTATCTGCACCCGACTTTCGGCGGCAAACCGGATGCGGCGAGCATGGCGAAAATACAGGCTTCGCCGCAGTTTGACGGTGAAAAATTCAATAATGCAGAGCCCACCGGCATCGATACCTCGGCGGGCGGTTCGCCATCGTTGCTCGACTGGCTCTCATCGGTGCTCAATCCGCCCGAAGGCAAACAGCCGGGCGAGCCGTTGCCGAGTGTGAAATTAGATGCCGCTCAGTTGCAAAACGGTGATTTTGTTTGGCTGGGGCATTCTACCGTATTGTTGAAAACCGACAACCAAACGCTGATTACCGACCCGGTGTTTTACCGTGCTTCGCCGATTGCGCTGGCCGGCAGCCCGTTTGCGGTTACGCATACACCGATCACAGCCGATTTGCCGCCATTGGATGCGGTGCTGATTTCGCATGACCATTACGACCATCTCGATTACCGCGCCATCAAAGAAATCGCGCCCAAAACCAAGCGGTTTTATGTGCCGCTGGGCGTTAAAGCGCATTTGCAGCGCTGGGGCATTGCTGATAACAAAATCATCGAGTTAGATTGGCACGAAAGCGCCAAACTCGGCAATATCGATTTAACCCTTGCCCCCGCCCGCCATTTCAGCGGCCGCAATTTCAACAACCGCTTTTCCACATTGTGGGGCTCGTGGGTGGTGAAATCGCCCGATTTATCGCTGTATTTCAACGGCGACAGCGGCTATGGCAGGCATTTTGCCGACATCGGCGCACAATACGGCCCGTTTGATTTTGCCATGATTGAAAACGGTGCTTACAATGAAAACTGGGCAAACATCCACATGACGCCCGAGCAGTCGGTGCAGGCGGCGCAAGATGTGCGCGCGGCGGCAGTGATGCCGGTGCATTGGGCGAAATTCGATTTGGCTTACCACACTTGGCGCGAGCCGATCGAGCGCTTTATGGCGGCGGCTGAAGACACTCCGCTGCAAACCGCCACGCCGCAAATCGGCCAGGTATTCAATATCCGCCAACTGCCGCAAGTGCATTGGTGGGAAGGGGTGAAATAA
- a CDS encoding MmcQ/YjbR family DNA-binding protein, whose product MNRDVLIRHMQEHYAAAPEYLWARWPDYAVFRHGGGRKWFAVLMNIPANKLGLPDSAPVDVLNLKAAPEMVGSLLQLPGIFPAWHMNKEHWVSLLLEGGPNDETIDNLIDDSYLLTRK is encoded by the coding sequence ATGAACCGCGATGTTTTAATCCGCCATATGCAAGAGCATTATGCTGCGGCGCCCGAATATTTGTGGGCGCGGTGGCCGGATTATGCCGTGTTCCGCCACGGCGGCGGGCGCAAATGGTTTGCCGTGCTGATGAATATCCCCGCCAATAAATTGGGTTTGCCCGATTCGGCGCCGGTTGATGTGCTCAACCTCAAGGCCGCCCCGGAGATGGTCGGCTCGCTGTTGCAGCTGCCGGGCATTTTTCCGGCCTGGCATATGAATAAAGAACATTGGGTCAGCCTGCTGCTTGAGGGCGGCCCAAACGATGAAACCATCGATAATCTGATTGACGACAGTTATTTATTAACCCGCAAGTAA
- a CDS encoding NAD(P)-dependent alcohol dehydrogenase, translated as MTIKARGYAAQSDTAPLAPFEFERRDVRANDVEIDIEYCGVCHSDLHQAKNDWGWSQYPLVPGHEIVGRVRRVGADVKKFKVGDLVGVGCMVDSCRHCHPCEQGLEQYCENGNVQTYNDTDRFGDHMRTYGGYSDTIVVTENFVVGVPENLDTQAVAPLLCAGITTYSPLRHWNVQKGSKVAVVGLGGLGHMALKLANAMGAEVTLFTRSSGKEADALALGAHNVVLSTDDEQMLAVANTFDVIIDTVPYTHDLKPYIQTLTLDGALVLVGLVGELESTISTVPLIMGRRTVAGSMIGGIAETQEMLDFCGEHNIVPDVEMIDIQTINQAYERLLKSDVKYRFVIDMKSLKNAA; from the coding sequence ATGACTATCAAAGCACGCGGCTATGCCGCACAATCCGACACCGCACCGCTGGCACCGTTTGAATTCGAGCGCCGCGATGTGCGCGCTAATGATGTGGAAATCGACATCGAATATTGCGGCGTGTGCCATTCTGATCTGCATCAGGCCAAAAACGATTGGGGCTGGAGCCAATATCCGCTGGTGCCCGGTCATGAAATCGTCGGCCGGGTGCGCCGCGTGGGTGCCGATGTGAAAAAATTCAAAGTCGGCGATTTGGTCGGCGTCGGCTGTATGGTTGATTCCTGCCGGCACTGCCATCCGTGCGAACAGGGCTTGGAGCAATATTGCGAAAACGGCAATGTGCAAACCTATAACGACACCGACCGCTTCGGCGACCACATGCGCACCTACGGCGGCTACAGCGACACCATCGTGGTAACTGAAAACTTTGTGGTGGGCGTGCCGGAAAACCTCGACACCCAAGCTGTGGCACCGCTGTTGTGCGCCGGCATTACCACCTATTCGCCACTGCGCCATTGGAATGTGCAAAAAGGCAGCAAAGTGGCGGTGGTGGGCTTGGGCGGTCTCGGCCATATGGCGTTGAAGCTGGCCAATGCCATGGGCGCCGAAGTGACCTTGTTTACCCGCTCAAGCGGCAAAGAAGCCGATGCGCTGGCTTTAGGTGCACACAATGTGGTGTTGTCTACTGATGATGAGCAAATGCTGGCGGTGGCCAACACTTTCGACGTGATTATCGACACCGTGCCCTACACCCATGATTTGAAACCCTATATCCAAACGCTGACCCTCGACGGCGCCTTGGTATTGGTGGGCTTGGTGGGCGAATTGGAATCCACCATCAGCACCGTGCCGCTGATTATGGGCCGCCGCACCGTGGCCGGTTCGATGATCGGGGGCATTGCCGAAACGCAGGAAATGTTGGATTTCTGCGGCGAGCACAATATCGTGCCCGATGTGGAAATGATTGACATCCAAACCATCAATCAGGCTTACGAGCGGCTGTTGAAAAGCGATGTGAAATATCGGTTTGTGATTGACATGAAAAGCCTGAAAAACGCAGCCTAA
- the pcaF gene encoding 3-oxoadipyl-CoA thiolase translates to MSQAYIIDAVRTPFGRYGGSLAAVRADDLAAVPIAALMARQPQIDWQRLDDVVYGCANQAGEDNRNVARMAALLAGLPADVAGVTLNRLCGSGLDAVATAARTIKCGEGHLLIAGGVESMSRAPFVMGKAEGAFARNLKLEDTTMGWRFINPQLKAQYGVDSMPETAENLADERHISRADQDRFALISQQRAAAAQQGGVFAREIVPVAVPQHKGAPLLFEQDEHLRATSIEALTKLKGVVRPNGSITAGNASGINDGACALLLASEQAVQQYGLKPQARVVAAAVAGVPPRIMGIGPAPAIRKVLAQTGLTLAQMDVIELNEAFAAQALAVLRDLGLPDDAEHVNPNGGAIALGHPLGASGARLATTALYELERRGGRYALCSMCIGVGQGIALIIERV, encoded by the coding sequence ATGAGCCAAGCTTATATTATTGATGCGGTGCGCACGCCGTTCGGGCGTTACGGCGGCAGTTTGGCTGCCGTGCGCGCCGACGATTTGGCCGCCGTGCCGATAGCCGCTTTAATGGCGCGCCAGCCGCAAATCGACTGGCAGCGGTTAGACGATGTGGTGTACGGCTGTGCCAACCAGGCCGGTGAAGACAACCGCAATGTGGCGCGGATGGCGGCGCTGCTGGCCGGGCTGCCGGCAGACGTGGCCGGCGTTACCCTCAACCGCCTGTGCGGCTCCGGTCTCGATGCCGTTGCCACTGCTGCGCGCACCATCAAATGCGGCGAAGGCCATCTGCTGATTGCCGGCGGCGTGGAGAGCATGAGCCGCGCCCCGTTTGTGATGGGCAAAGCCGAAGGGGCGTTTGCCCGCAACCTCAAGCTGGAAGACACCACCATGGGTTGGCGCTTTATCAACCCGCAACTCAAGGCACAATACGGTGTCGACAGCATGCCCGAAACCGCTGAAAATCTGGCCGACGAACGCCACATCAGCCGCGCCGACCAAGACCGTTTCGCCCTCATCAGCCAACAGCGCGCTGCGGCCGCGCAACAAGGCGGCGTGTTTGCACGCGAAATCGTGCCGGTGGCCGTGCCGCAGCACAAAGGCGCGCCGCTGTTGTTTGAGCAAGACGAACATTTGCGCGCCACTTCCATCGAAGCGCTGACCAAACTCAAAGGCGTGGTGCGCCCCAACGGCAGTATCACCGCAGGCAATGCTTCAGGTATCAACGATGGTGCCTGTGCGCTGCTACTCGCATCTGAGCAGGCTGTGCAGCAATACGGCCTCAAGCCGCAAGCCCGGGTGGTGGCAGCCGCGGTAGCAGGCGTACCGCCGCGCATTATGGGCATCGGCCCGGCACCCGCCATCCGCAAAGTGCTGGCGCAAACCGGGCTGACGCTGGCGCAGATGGATGTGATTGAATTAAACGAAGCCTTCGCCGCCCAAGCGCTGGCAGTATTGCGCGATTTGGGGCTGCCCGACGATGCAGAACATGTCAACCCCAACGGCGGCGCGATTGCCCTCGGCCACCCGCTGGGCGCATCCGGCGCGCGGCTCGCCACCACCGCGTTGTATGAACTCGAACGGCGCGGCGGCCGCTATGCCTTGTGCAGCATGTGTATCGGCGTCGGGCAAGGCATCGCGCTGATTATCGAGCGCGTGTAG
- a CDS encoding 3-oxoacid CoA-transferase subunit A: MIDKTTLSIHEAVAGIHDGATVMIGGFGTAGQPAELIDALIESGAKGLTIVNNNAGNGDIGLAALLKAGRVEKMICSFPRQSDSYVFDELYRAGKVALELVPQGNLACRIQAAGAGLGAVFTPTGYGTLLTEGKETREIDGKQYVLEYPIYADFSLIKAYQGDRWGNLVYRKTARNFGPIMAAAAKTTIAQVKEIVALGDLNPEHIITPGIFVQHVVAV; this comes from the coding sequence ATGATAGACAAAACCACATTATCCATACACGAAGCCGTGGCCGGAATCCACGACGGCGCTACGGTGATGATCGGCGGTTTCGGCACTGCAGGCCAGCCGGCGGAGCTGATTGATGCGCTGATTGAGAGCGGCGCAAAAGGGCTGACGATTGTGAACAACAATGCCGGCAACGGCGACATCGGGCTGGCGGCGCTGCTCAAGGCCGGGCGGGTAGAAAAAATGATTTGCTCATTTCCGCGCCAGAGCGATTCTTATGTGTTTGACGAATTGTATCGTGCGGGCAAGGTGGCGCTGGAATTGGTGCCGCAGGGTAATCTGGCCTGCCGCATTCAGGCGGCGGGCGCTGGGCTGGGCGCGGTGTTTACGCCTACGGGTTACGGCACGCTGTTGACCGAGGGTAAGGAAACCCGTGAAATCGACGGCAAACAATATGTGCTCGAATATCCGATTTATGCCGATTTTTCGCTGATTAAGGCTTATCAAGGCGACCGTTGGGGCAATTTGGTTTACCGCAAAACAGCGCGTAATTTCGGCCCCATCATGGCTGCCGCAGCAAAAACCACTATTGCACAAGTGAAAGAAATTGTGGCATTGGGCGATTTAAACCCCGAACACATCATCACGCCCGGCATTTTCGTGCAGCATGTTGTGGCCGTCTGA
- a CDS encoding gamma-butyrobetaine hydroxylase-like domain-containing protein — MKHNMPEEIRLQNSRAALTLVYQDGAKSLPAEFLRVYSPSAEVRGHAPGQEVLQTGKSAVVIAGLEPVGQYALKITFSDGHDSGLYDWDYLYKLAHEYDTMWADYLRRIEAAGASRIASPDAPKAGHGCGSGGCGKH; from the coding sequence ATGAAACACAATATGCCGGAAGAAATCCGCCTGCAAAACAGCCGCGCAGCGCTCACACTGGTTTATCAGGACGGGGCCAAATCGCTGCCGGCCGAGTTTTTACGCGTGTATTCGCCCAGCGCCGAAGTGCGCGGCCATGCGCCGGGGCAGGAGGTGCTGCAAACAGGCAAATCTGCGGTGGTGATTGCAGGGTTGGAGCCGGTGGGGCAGTATGCGCTGAAAATCACGTTTTCAGACGGCCACGACAGCGGCCTTTACGACTGGGATTATTTATATAAATTGGCGCACGAATACGATACAATGTGGGCAGATTATTTGCGCAGAATCGAAGCAGCCGGCGCATCGCGCATTGCATCGCCCGACGCACCCAAAGCGGGGCACGGCTGCGGTTCGGGCGGCTGCGGCAAACATTAA
- a CDS encoding sulfurtransferase: MNLHNILITPESLQQLQAAAPVVLIDTRNAESYAAGHIPGAVNLHEVFTFLATSTAEGLRELRDTFVAALGAAGISGSETVVFYEDSLNGGYGQSCRGFFLLHWLGYADVKVLNGGYSAWTAAGLPVSVEAATPAPARFPADLPANDVMVDADYVLAALGSDTVLLDVRDVVEWIGESSSPYGVDFAPRKGRIPGARWIEWYRFMKPSAQGPVMKTPTEVKAECDSVGIGCDDEIILYCFKGARAANTFLALKQAGYENVKMYFGSWNEWSRNPNLPIETGTEEKAA, translated from the coding sequence ATGAACCTGCACAACATCTTAATCACGCCCGAATCACTGCAACAACTGCAAGCCGCCGCCCCGGTGGTGCTTATCGACACCCGCAATGCTGAAAGCTATGCCGCCGGCCACATTCCCGGCGCCGTCAATCTGCATGAAGTTTTCACCTTTTTAGCCACCTCTACAGCCGAAGGCCTGCGCGAGCTGCGCGACACCTTTGTGGCCGCATTGGGCGCAGCGGGCATCAGCGGCAGCGAAACCGTGGTGTTTTACGAAGACTCATTAAACGGCGGCTACGGTCAATCTTGCCGCGGTTTTTTTCTGCTGCATTGGCTGGGCTACGCCGATGTCAAAGTGCTCAACGGCGGCTACAGCGCCTGGACGGCCGCAGGTCTGCCGGTGTCTGTTGAAGCGGCAACACCCGCGCCGGCGCGCTTTCCTGCCGACTTGCCCGCCAATGATGTGATGGTTGATGCAGACTATGTGCTCGCCGCGCTCGGCAGCGACACCGTATTACTGGATGTGCGCGACGTGGTGGAATGGATAGGCGAAAGCTCCAGCCCCTACGGCGTTGATTTCGCACCGCGCAAAGGGCGTATTCCCGGCGCACGCTGGATCGAATGGTATCGCTTTATGAAGCCCTCTGCCCAAGGCCCGGTGATGAAAACCCCCACCGAAGTCAAAGCGGAATGCGACAGCGTCGGCATCGGCTGCGATGATGAAATCATTCTCTATTGTTTCAAAGGCGCCCGAGCCGCCAACACTTTTCTGGCGCTGAAACAGGCGGGTTATGAAAATGTGAAAATGTATTTCGGCTCGTGGAACGAATGGTCGCGCAATCCCAATTTACCGATTGAAACCGGCACCGAAGAAAAAGCCGCCTGA